The genome window TCCTTGCCGACAAAAAGGCCGCTTAGTATATTTGCCGCTTCTTTCGGGGCGGTAGCTCAGTTGGTAGAGCGCCACGTTCGCAATGTGGAGGTCGAGGGTTCGATCCCCTTTCGCTCCACCACCTTATCCCCGTCTTCGATAGAAAGATTAAAGTGCCGCCGTTTGGAGTTTGCCATCCGGACGGCATTTTCCATATTGTATTTTTCTACGTACGGGCGAGTGGCGGAATTGGTAGACGCGCTGGATTTAGGATCCAGTTCCTTCGGAGTGCGGGTTCGAGTCCCGCTTCGCCCATTCAGTTAAAGGGGAAAACAACATGATGCCGCAACACGGAGGCGTGCCGAACTTCAGCCTGAAAATTCCCGGGCCGATCAAGGTTCTGCTTATTCTGGAGCTGACCATCGGCACCCTGCTGACCCTGTCCTTTCACCTGTATGCCGACTCCGGCGATCTGGCGGCAGCGAACCGCACCAAACTCTCTCTGATCGTCACAATCTTACTGGCGTTTTTTATCTTTCTGGTCGGCACCGGCCGCTGGTGGCACCCCCACCTGTGGCGACATGGCAACAGCCAAAAACAGCATCGCCACCGCACCCGGAACAACCGGCACCGCACCCGGAACAGACGTTAAGCTTTTTCATTGCGCCGAACGACGGAGCGCAGTAGATTGATAGTTTGTCTGATGGACGCGTAGCTCAGTTGGTAGAGCAGCTGACTCTTAATCAGCGGGTCCAGGGTTCGAGCCCCTGCGCGTCTACCACCACAAACCATTGCAAACAAATGACTTAACTACAATTTTACTTGATTGTTTTGCAGAATTAACTGGTTGCATTTTAGGCGTAAAGCCCCGAAAAAAACATACTCAGCGTTGCATTTTGGTTGCATCGCCTCCCTCCCACTACTAATCACTGTATTTTTCTCTCAAGCTCTCGAAGTCTTGATGCAGACCATTAGACACCTGCGGAGAAGTATCGACCGTAAGAATCCTTCGATTGCCAAAAAATCCGGGATACTCAAACACTATTCGGCACCCTGTAACCGTTTGTTTAACCGGATTACCATTCCTTCTTATACTGTCTGACTTAAACCAACTGCACCCGCTGTAACATAAGAGCCCCCACGATGACGTGGTATACGGGGGAACGACCACAAAGCTGTGCGTTGCAGCGCCTGATACGGTGCATTCCATATCTGAAACATGCATGGGGGATATGGTTGTATGAGACCCCGAGACTTTAGACAGGTCATCAGGCATAAAATAATGATTTTCGAGATTTGTTAAAAATCTGACACTACGGATAGTGATTTCGACCGAAGTACAATTCTTAATTGTTAAATACACGTACTGGCTATTTGGCGATGGTCCTATGTGAAACCCAACCGAACGGGGAGAGAGGGCCGTTTTCAAAGCCTGCTCCAGTTTTATATCCCTAACCCATGTTCCAATATATGCCAAGGCAGCCCAAATAAGAGCCGTGCATGTTCCACTAATCAGGCTATATCCCAAGCTTAAGGACATGGAAAACGCTAGAGCAATGGCTAAAACAATTAGGGCAGCAAGACCAATTGAGTTTCGTTTTGCGCTATCTGACCAGAGGGTAAAAGTTGTGTGCTTCATTGATGTAAAAGCGTAGTGATTTGAAGCAATTCAAGCAACCACCTTGCTCACCTAAACTTTTCCGCTCTTGCACTCCTTCAAAAAAGGAGTACGGTTCGCCCAGACATTTGAATTTTGCGTTTGTGTAAGTTGCTCTGCTCAGAAACCGCCAATTTTAAGCACAGAGAACAGTCTGCACAGGGACGCGCCCGCTCGGGCGTGGCTTGTGTTCGTTTCTCTGTGCGGGTGCTTGGCGGTACCTTGAGCGGGGGCGTCATGAGTCACGCCTCTTTTTTTGAGGCAGAAAGGACAATTATGGATGAGATGGAATATGAGGTCACTATGATTAAATTAGCCCGCAATTTGTCTGTTCGCGCTCTTATCCTTGTTACCGTGGGATTTATGGTCATTTCAGGCTGCGCATATTCATCTGGAACAAAAAGCGCATCAAACTTAGATGCTCGCCAAAAAATAGTTAAAGGTCAGACCAGTAAGAACGAAGTCCTCCGATTGTTTGGACCTCCAACTATGCGTATAGGCATCGGATCAGACCGGGAAACATGGAGCTACTCTTATGCTGAGGCAAAAGCTCAAAAAAGGATGTTCATCCCAATTGTTGGGCCCTTGATTGGCAGCGTAGACTCTGAGGCTCATTCCATAACCATCGGCTTTGATTCCAATGGAGTAGTAAAAACAGTGAGCGTTTTTGACCAAACCGGAGGTCGCCGTTAGCGGAAAAAAATTTTACCCAAAAATTTTCCGAACAAAAATTGCACCCCGCGATTTACGGAGGAGGAATAACGATTTTTTTAAAAGCCCCACGTAGCGGTTTATAAATGGAGAAAAAAAATGGACGTATCTGCATCTTCAGAAATGCTTGAGGAAAGTAAAAAACAAACCCGTTACCTCAAGGAGATCCACAACCTGATAGGCTTTATAATTGCCGTACAGGGAATATTGATTATTGCAGTAGGGGCAATTGTTTATTGGAAAATCTATTCCTAACTAGCTTTTGAATATGCCCTTTGGGCTGGGGGCGGGATTGATATAAAGCAGCCTTTGCCATCGGCCTCTTTCCTCTCTGTAATGCCCCG of Tichowtungia aerotolerans contains these proteins:
- the bamE gene encoding outer membrane protein assembly factor BamE domain-containing protein codes for the protein MDEMEYEVTMIKLARNLSVRALILVTVGFMVISGCAYSSGTKSASNLDARQKIVKGQTSKNEVLRLFGPPTMRIGIGSDRETWSYSYAEAKAQKRMFIPIVGPLIGSVDSEAHSITIGFDSNGVVKTVSVFDQTGGRR